The sequence TCGTGAAAAGGTTACTGCACACTCAAACAACTAGATCACGTTGAAATCTTACTAACAGTGGGGAGTGTTACAGGAGCTTCACCCAAATCAGCTGGCTGGTCTCGTGTGAGCTGTGGATAATGTTAAGGACTCAAAtactaaacaaacacatctaATGAGTTATCAATAGTGTCGCTAGCTAACGTCACTGATAACACCGTTATGCTACAGTTGCTATCAAAGGATATTCTGTAAACGTTTGAGTAGAAGGGTTTTTCCAACACCAGTCGAACCGAgcaacaaacacatactgtcgattatatgtatttgttttaaatttgaTCACTTCATATGACATTACATTGAAAATAAATTAACGGTTTAGATGTTTCATTTCACCCGAATTAGCTAAACAAGCTCACTAGATAATATTGCTACCACGGCTATTATACATCAGGGAGGGTCCTTAAAAAGCCTTCACCAACAGTGATAGCTTGATTCATGTGTCAGTCAAAGTTTCGCTTTTTCTATTGGTTAAACAAAAAACTCTACCCGGAATCAAAATACTGAATAGTAGCATCATAGAGTTCACGCTATAAGAACATCGGCTCACGCCATATGTGGCACTGCATCACGTATCTTTCATATTGGAGACGGTTTAGTTCTGCTCGTCTTATCATTATAACGTTAATGTGACTTTAACGTCAAGCGATAGTAAATAATGGAGGCTCAGTTAAAAAGGGAGCTGGAAACCTCAATGTTGAAAGCCACCGGTCATTCGGGGGCTGGATGCATCAGCGAGGGCCAGAGTTATGACACTGACAACGGGAGAGTCTTTGTGAAGATAAATCACAAGAGCGAGGTTATCATCCgttaaacattgttttattaTGTCGTGCACATTGATTTTTAATTCAGACTGCGTAATCAAGGTTCTCGCACTGCCTTAGCTTATCGCCGACAGTGCAACATTGTAGGCTATATTTTACACGTGATTGCATCCTGCGTACTAAACAATTTGACACACTAAACCTAATTCAAGGCCAGTGTTGCAGTTACGGTATTGTAACTCGGTTATATTAGATGTATTAGGGTATACTGTCCTTTCATAATCCCTGTCCCTGTTGCTGTGACATGGTGTCTTGTTTATTTTGTGACATTTTGTCCTGTCTTTTTTCTCATGCTTTCTTTGGAAGGCCAAACGAATGTTTGTTGGGGAGATGGCTAGCTTGGAGGCCATACTGCAAACAAACACTGTGAAAGTTCCTAAACCTGTGAAGGTCATTGATCTAGACCGAGGGGGAGCTGTGTTTGTCATGGAGCATGTGGATATGAGAAGCCTGAGCAAGTATGCCACTATGTCCTCCCAAACCTAAAGCAGGAGATTCCCAAAGAGGGCTGGGAGATATACCCTCTTCCTGTAATTTTAGGGCTAAACTAATAAGTAATAAATCTAGTATTTAAACTGAGATCTTTTCACATGTAATATTCATATCACAGGCAACAGATATAATATGGTTATTCTGATTTCAGTAGTATATTAGTACTGTACGTGAACTCTACCCTTGGGTGGGTCACGCCTGCTCTAGAAAGATCCACTTAGCTGATGACATAATATGGCATTTACTGAGAAACGATATTTGTACGTAATTCATAAAGCTTTTCATCAGCCTCTTTACCTTTACATTGTGCATCGTTTTGGGCAGACATGTTTTCTGGCCCATTTAAAATTATCCCCAGTGGATGAAGTATCCTGacgtatgcatgtatatttggCTACATGCGTAGGTTGTCTGCCCAGCTGGGGGAACATTTGGCCGACTTGCATCTTCATAaccaaaaacagagagagaagcagagcaaAGAGGAGCAAACTGTCGGTAATACACTGAATCCTCATTGCTGTGAGCTCTCAAAAAGGTGTTAGGGAGCCATCTACTGGACACTCAGTGCTACTTCACAATACAACCTTGTAGGCCAGTTCCCTCAGTAATACCAATTTATTGGGAGAAACTGAGACATGTCGTGTTTTTTATTAAATACCAATGTTTGTACATGCAGGGAAAGGATCTGAAGTGCCAGTCATTGACAAATTTGGGTTTCATGTTCCAACCTGCTGTGGATACCTTCCACAGGTCAGTTGCTGCACATTTGGATAACAAGATCAGTGCTAATATCTTAGTCCGTGGTTGATGAAAGGAGATGAAGCCTAATGGCAAGATACTCTCCAAGACAGATTTAATCCTGGCCTGGCATAGCTACAGTATTAATGCATCAAGGACAGATTGCGGCAGCTGCTCTGTTAATTGAATTTATTTGGGTGGCTTGCCTTTGTTATATCCGTATAATGCCTATCTTTGCCCACTTTTGCCATCTCTCTCAGAATAATGACTGGCAAGATGACTGGGTGGCATTCTACGCTCAGCAGAAGCTTGGCCAACAGCTTGGCATGGTGGAGAACAGCTATGGGGACAGAGAGGCCAGAGAACTGTGGTCTCACCTTCAGGTACAGAAAGAACCAAACTGAGGCCACTAGTAGTTGTCTGTTTTAATCAAACCAGCTGACATCAtatttgtgctctctctctaccaATTCCTTCTATTCAGCTGAAGATTCCCCAGCTATTTGCTGATGTGACAGTTGTCCCGGCGCTACTCCACGGCGACCTGTGGGGAGGCAATGTGGCTGAATGCTCTGACGGCCCAATCATCTTTGACCCTGCAACCTTCTACGGCCACTCTGAATTTGAGATGGGCATTGCAGGCATGTTTGGCGGCTTCAATAAGTCTTTCTACACTGGGTACCACGGGAAGATCCCTAAGACACCCGGCTTTGAGAAGCGGCAGCAGCTCTATGAACTCTTCCACTATCTGAACCACTGGAATCATTTTGGTGGTGGGTACAGGGGTTCCTCCCTTCGCATCATGAAGGACCTGGTAAAGTAGGCATTACTAATGGGATTTGATGCCACCCACCCCTGGCCCTATCCCATAACCATGCTAATCCATGCCACAGAAGTTTTGCACTTTAACAattccacaacacacactaactaaagAGCGTAAATATAGAGTAACAGCAGTAATATGAAGTCAATTTCACTCAAGAAAAGTCAAGCAGATGCAGGAAAGTTAACAGTGATGTGtgattatttttatatttttactaACATTCCATTTGCTCTGAGTGAAGGGGTTGATGTTGAAAGTACTGGACAGTTACAGTATGTAAGTAGACACATGTGTGTCACAAGGTATTACACTGTAATTACCTTTAATGTGGAATAATGTACAGTACAATTAGGAATGAATTGTCAACATTTAAAATAGAGATACATTTGGATTTTGAACacttaaataattaaatattataaATTGTGCTTATTGCAGTTAACATCTTAATCTAACTCCTTAATATAAATCCTTCAGAACTGATGGATGTATACACCTACAAGTGTGACATTAATCCGAATAAAGTTTACTTATGGCTTAAAACATCTTGTGATTCttacagttatattttaaatCAATGTATGTTATAGTGCTCTAAAAAATTAACCCATTAGCAGAGGTGGGTAGTTCCGTGTTACATTTACTACGTTACATGTAGGCTACTTAAGTATTTTTTCCAATAAATTGTACCTTGGAAGTAGTAGGAGTAGTTTTAATGACGAATACCTTTTACCCTTACTCAAGTACATTTACGATTTAAAACATTTACTTAAACTCCGCTACATTAGGCTACACACATATCGCaactttttattatttatagaCAGGGCCGTGTCAATGTTTTAATTTGATATTTTTCTACGAACCGGAAGTTATTTGTCTGCGCCCTCAGTTCAAGCTCCGGTGCTAAACAGTATCACATGAACAACAGAAAAGTACAGAGAACACTTTTTCGTATGACTTTATAACACAATTTCAACATATCGTTTGTAAGCAGTTTGAGTCGTCTTAAAGAACACGTTGGGTTTATGTGGTGATCCCAGTTTTTACGTTTTGAAGTTGTGCACTGTGATGGTGAGTA is a genomic window of Clupea harengus chromosome 1, Ch_v2.0.2, whole genome shotgun sequence containing:
- the LOC105910974 gene encoding ketosamine-3-kinase, producing MEAQLKRELETSMLKATGHSGAGCISEGQSYDTDNGRVFVKINHKSEAKRMFVGEMASLEAILQTNTVKVPKPVKVIDLDRGGAVFVMEHVDMRSLSKLSAQLGEHLADLHLHNQKQREKQSKEEQTVGKGSEVPVIDKFGFHVPTCCGYLPQNNDWQDDWVAFYAQQKLGQQLGMVENSYGDREARELWSHLQLKIPQLFADVTVVPALLHGDLWGGNVAECSDGPIIFDPATFYGHSEFEMGIAGMFGGFNKSFYTGYHGKIPKTPGFEKRQQLYELFHYLNHWNHFGGGYRGSSLRIMKDLVK